A single Parabacteroides timonensis DNA region contains:
- a CDS encoding FG-GAP repeat domain-containing protein — protein MKCINFLFIFLFTGITLYGEIKDFSIIKYNNPDLIVDLEVGLWPIPIPVDYDSDGLLDILVSCTSAPNKGLYFYKNIGTKNDPLFDKPVKIGEGMNTIYPSYKENKLHVLKPGGEYKDFINNLFSEIVDINVDVNPAMDIKKSRSNKWSYVDYDNDGDWDILVGIDEWSDYGWDNAFDAEGNWKNGPLHGYVYLLENQNGKYVNKGRLNAGAKPIDAYGYPCPMMFDFDGDGDQDIICGEFVDKLTWYENIGTREKPVFTEGRYLENDKGLIKITLEMFVPVAIDFDGDGHVDILAGEEDGRIAFIKNTGKVKDCMPVFESPVYLKQKADNLKFGALVTPYSIDWDGDGDEDLIVGNSAGDLAFIENLTGGENPVWAAPVFFKANNEKIRIMAGENGSIQGPCEAKWGYTVPTVADWDCDGRPDIIINSIWGEILWYKNTGDLTCLQGPFKMKVDWGNIPQKPIWNWWNPGSTDLVTQWRTSAFAIDWNKDGLMDLVMLDHEGYLCFYERFKRGNELWLKPGKRIFYQIQPDKTELLRLSDKQAGGSGRRKLCFVDWDGDGDLDIIINSKNIAFLENVKEENGQVYYIDRGDLGEKKLAGHTTCPTVSDWNKDGIKDVLVGAEDGHLYLFTNPNKKK, from the coding sequence ATGAAATGCATAAACTTCCTTTTCATATTCTTGTTTACAGGAATTACATTGTATGGGGAAATTAAAGATTTCTCAATTATAAAATATAACAATCCTGATTTGATTGTCGATTTAGAAGTTGGATTGTGGCCTATACCTATTCCTGTTGATTATGACAGTGACGGGTTATTAGATATATTGGTTTCCTGTACTTCTGCTCCTAATAAAGGACTCTATTTTTACAAAAATATCGGAACAAAGAATGATCCATTATTCGATAAACCGGTGAAGATTGGAGAAGGAATGAATACTATTTATCCTTCTTATAAAGAAAATAAACTACATGTCTTGAAGCCGGGTGGTGAATATAAAGACTTTATAAATAATCTATTTTCAGAAATTGTAGATATAAATGTCGATGTAAACCCGGCTATGGATATTAAAAAGAGCCGAAGTAATAAATGGAGTTATGTTGACTATGACAATGATGGCGATTGGGACATTTTGGTCGGTATCGATGAATGGAGTGATTATGGTTGGGATAATGCATTTGATGCTGAAGGAAACTGGAAAAATGGTCCGTTGCATGGATATGTTTATCTACTGGAAAATCAAAATGGAAAATATGTCAATAAAGGACGGTTGAATGCTGGTGCCAAACCGATCGATGCATACGGATATCCTTGTCCGATGATGTTCGATTTTGATGGTGACGGTGATCAGGATATTATATGTGGTGAGTTTGTTGATAAATTAACTTGGTATGAAAATATCGGTACTCGTGAAAAACCGGTATTTACAGAAGGCCGTTATTTGGAAAATGATAAAGGATTAATTAAAATAACATTGGAAATGTTTGTGCCGGTAGCTATTGATTTTGACGGGGATGGACATGTTGATATTCTGGCAGGTGAAGAAGATGGAAGAATTGCATTTATAAAAAATACAGGAAAAGTCAAAGATTGTATGCCTGTTTTCGAATCTCCGGTTTATTTAAAACAGAAAGCTGATAATTTAAAGTTTGGAGCTTTGGTAACACCATACAGTATAGATTGGGACGGTGATGGAGACGAAGATTTGATTGTCGGAAATTCTGCCGGTGATTTAGCTTTTATCGAAAATCTTACAGGTGGCGAAAATCCGGTATGGGCTGCTCCGGTTTTTTTTAAAGCAAACAATGAGAAAATAAGGATAATGGCCGGAGAAAATGGTTCGATACAGGGGCCATGTGAAGCAAAATGGGGGTATACAGTACCAACCGTAGCCGACTGGGATTGTGATGGTCGACCGGATATAATTATTAATTCTATTTGGGGAGAAATTCTTTGGTATAAAAATACAGGGGATTTAACCTGTCTTCAGGGACCGTTTAAAATGAAGGTAGATTGGGGGAATATCCCTCAAAAGCCAATATGGAACTGGTGGAATCCGGGTTCTACGGATTTGGTTACTCAATGGCGTACCTCTGCGTTTGCTATCGATTGGAATAAAGATGGATTAATGGATCTGGTTATGTTGGATCACGAAGGGTATTTATGTTTTTATGAGCGGTTTAAAAGAGGAAATGAGCTTTGGTTGAAACCTGGTAAGCGTATTTTCTATCAGATACAGCCGGATAAGACAGAACTTTTAAGATTGAGCGATAAACAAGCAGGAGGATCTGGACGTAGAAAATTGTGTTTTGTAGACTGGGATGGTGACGGAGATCTGGATATTATAATAAATAGTAAAAACATTGCTTTTCTGGAAAATGTCAAAGAAGAAAACGGACAGGTCTATTATATCGACAGAGGTGATCTGGGAGAAAAGAAGCTAGCCGGACACACAACTTGCCCGACTGTTTCGGATTGGAATAAAGATGGGATAAAAGATGTATTAGTTGGAGCAGAAGATGGTCATCTTTATTTATTTACAAATCCAAATAAGAAAAAATAA
- a CDS encoding glycoside hydrolase family protein, producing the protein MKHLKYFIISLLVCLNCICFAQNPPGVVVSHISKETGKYIGSPGMCILPDGSYLASHDEFGPKSSEFRSAQTRIFLSKDHGESWRQISTIDGQFWSNLFVHNGIVYIMGPNKHHGNFNIRRSDDGGYSWTIPYHSKNGLILPGEYHTAPMPMAIHNGRIWRALEYATAPTTKWGQRYSAMMISASVNSDLLDANNWRKTNYLMYDSTYLDGTFNAWLEGNAVVGPKGEMLDILRVDVPGKDEEYAAIVNISKDGKKATFDPETGFVKLPGGSKKFTIRYDEKSKRYWMLSNYVKPEFKGSNPGSIRNTQALCSSTDLRNWTIHKIVLEHPEVKKHGFQYVEWLFEGDDIIFLSRTAFDDETGGAHNNHDANYLTFHRIKDFRKLLEERID; encoded by the coding sequence ATGAAACATCTTAAATATTTTATTATCTCCCTTTTGGTTTGTTTGAATTGTATATGCTTTGCCCAGAATCCTCCGGGTGTAGTTGTGAGTCATATATCAAAAGAAACAGGGAAGTATATCGGATCACCGGGGATGTGTATATTGCCGGATGGTAGCTATTTAGCTTCACACGATGAGTTCGGTCCTAAATCGTCGGAATTTCGTTCTGCGCAGACTCGCATCTTTTTATCTAAAGATCATGGTGAAAGCTGGAGACAGATTTCAACTATAGATGGCCAGTTCTGGTCAAATTTATTTGTACATAATGGTATTGTTTATATCATGGGACCGAATAAACATCATGGAAATTTTAATATCCGTCGTTCTGATGATGGAGGATATTCCTGGACAATTCCTTATCATTCAAAAAACGGATTGATTTTACCGGGAGAGTATCATACGGCACCTATGCCTATGGCCATTCATAATGGGCGGATATGGAGAGCTTTAGAATATGCAACAGCACCTACAACAAAGTGGGGGCAACGATATAGTGCAATGATGATCTCTGCATCGGTCAATTCAGACTTGCTGGACGCGAATAATTGGCGTAAAACTAATTATTTAATGTATGACTCAACGTATTTGGATGGTACTTTTAATGCATGGTTGGAAGGTAATGCAGTTGTTGGACCTAAAGGAGAAATGCTTGATATACTAAGAGTAGATGTACCTGGTAAGGATGAGGAATATGCCGCAATAGTAAATATCAGTAAAGATGGAAAGAAAGCGACTTTTGATCCGGAAACAGGATTTGTAAAACTTCCGGGAGGAAGTAAAAAGTTTACTATTCGTTATGATGAAAAATCGAAGCGGTATTGGATGTTAAGTAACTACGTTAAACCAGAGTTTAAAGGAAGTAATCCAGGAAGTATTCGTAATACACAAGCTCTGTGTAGTTCTACAGATTTGAGAAACTGGACTATTCACAAAATTGTTCTGGAACATCCGGAGGTGAAAAAACATGGTTTTCAATATGTGGAGTGGTTATTTGAAGGAGATGATATTATTTTCCTTTCCCGTACGGCTTTTGATGATGAAACGGGTGGGGCACATAACAATCATGATGCAAATTATCTGACTTTTCATCGAATCAAAGATTTTAGAAAACTATTAGAAGAGCGAATTGATTAA